One genomic region from Osmerus eperlanus chromosome 6, fOsmEpe2.1, whole genome shotgun sequence encodes:
- the yipf4 gene encoding protein YIPF4, translated as MQFSPTNGDFTFVSSTEGEELSGTIDAPDIKLNIGSDSAKDPYATTFLRQRGYGWLLEVEEDETEDNKPLLEELDIDLKDIYYKVRCVLMPMPSLGFNRQVVRDNPDFWGPLAVVLLFSMISIYGQFRVVSWIITIWIFGSLTIFLLARVLGGEVSYGQVLGVIGYSLLPLIVIAPLLLVIGTFDIFSTLIKLCGVFWAAYSAASLLVGDEFKTKKPLLIYPIFLLYIYFLSLYTGV; from the exons ATGCAGTTCTCTCCCACAAACGGAGATTTTACCTTCGTCTCATCGACTGAAGGCGAGG AGCTGAGCGGTACCATTGATGCTCCAGATATCAAACTGAACATTGGCAGTGACAGTGCAAAAGACCCCTATGCAACTACGTTCCTGAGGCAACGAGGTTATGGCTGGTTACTGGAAGTAGAAGAGGATGAAACAGAAGACAATAAGCCTCTTTT ggaggagctggacatcgATCTGAAAGACATCTACTACAAGGTCCGATGTGTGCTGATGCCAATGCCCTCTCTGGGCTTCAACCGGCAGGTTGTGCGGGACAACCCTGACTTCTGGGGTCCATTGGCTGTGGTTCTCCTGTTCTCTATGATCTCCATCTATGGCCAGTTCAGG GTTGTGTCATGGATTATTACCATCTGGATATTTGGATCTTTAACAATCTTTTTGCTTGCCCGTGTGCTTGGTGGCGAG GTGTCTTATGGACAAGTCCTTGGAGTGATTGGATACTCCCTTCTCCCGCTCATTGTAATAGCCCCATTGCTTTTGGTCATTGGGACGTTCGACATTTTTTCTACACTAATAAAG CTTTGTGGTGTATTCTGGGCTGCCTACAGTGCTGCTTCACTCCTTGTTGGGgatgaattcaaaaccaagaaGCCACTTCTCATATACCCCATTTTTCTTTTGTATATCTACTTCCTGTCGCTATATACCGGAGTCTGA